The Rubrobacter aplysinae DNA segment AAAGGCCGATGACAAGGACAAGCTGCAGAACCGCCTCAAGCGCATAGAGGGCCAGATCCGCGGGCTGCAGCGGATGGTGGACGAGCAGGCCTACTGCATAGACATCCTCACCCAGATCTCGAGCAGCGTCTCGGCGCTGGAGAAGGTCGGGACCATCGTGCTGCAGGATCACGTCGAGCATTGCGTCCGGCACTCTATCGAGAACCGGGAGGACACCGAGCAGAAGCTGCAGGAGCTAACGGCGGCGATAGAGCGATTCCTGAAGGTATAGTGCCGCCCAGAGCCATAGAGAGGAGGACACGATGTCTGGACTGAAGGATCTCGCGCATAGACTCTTTTCCGGTAAAGGGGAAGGGCTCGGTAACGGAGAACAGACGAACGAAGAGGGGAGCGCGATGACCGAGCGGATGCTCACCGTCGAGGGCATGAGTTGCGGCCACTGCAAGGCCGCCGTCGAGGAGGAGCTTGGTGGGCTGGAAGGTGTCCAGCACTCGAATGCCGACTTTGAGACGGGCACCGTCGAAGTACGCTACGACGACTCGAAGATCTCGGACGAGGATCTGAAAG contains these protein-coding regions:
- a CDS encoding heavy-metal-associated domain-containing protein; the encoded protein is MSGLKDLAHRLFSGKGEGLGNGEQTNEEGSAMTERMLTVEGMSCGHCKAAVEEELGGLEGVQHSNADFETGTVEVRYDDSKISDEDLKGAVEEAGYTLAA
- a CDS encoding metal-sensitive transcriptional regulator, encoding MGQQHGYIKADDKDKLQNRLKRIEGQIRGLQRMVDEQAYCIDILTQISSSVSALEKVGTIVLQDHVEHCVRHSIENREDTEQKLQELTAAIERFLKV